In Harmonia axyridis chromosome X, icHarAxyr1.1, whole genome shotgun sequence, a single window of DNA contains:
- the LOC123686665 gene encoding uncharacterized protein LOC123686665, whose amino-acid sequence MENYFRPPDPLVLDGNISENWKRFSQKFKLFTKATGLDEKDEEKQVACFLSLVGDDGLDLFNSFTFQPGKDKVLSEIVKKFEVHCAPQKNVIFERAKFNTIVQKEGQSFDSFLTELRKAVKTTEYPIQDEMIRDRIVIGLRDTADKEKLMREASLTLTKAINYCRAKETSKDQVKMLDNESRVDAIKASTSRSVMKKDSNKSCNKCGYKHKFENKCPATGKTCAKCQGRDHFAKVCRNKNQVKKKVHSLLQEEESGDETGSDYEFFVSSVDKIDQEKRSSKETMWTTEIQVNGKTVTFKLDTGAEVSTLPLDVLKKIAPDVSVRKTNITLMSYGDPNFKLRCVGEVVLSCKVKERKEKVSFVVVNAKNQMPLLGLQECLKLNLIRKLDSLSKKVLFKTLDDVVNNYSQVFEGLGKFPTQHHITLKPEVKPKINAIRRVPHTLQEPLKKKLSDLVSQNIIEKVDKPSEWVHPLVIVEKPDGDLRLCLDPKDLNRAIQREHFLIPSHDDIAVKLTNKKFFTVLDMKDWQRYWQIE is encoded by the coding sequence ATGGAGAACTATTTTAGACCTCCAGACCCGCTCGTGCTCGATGGAAATATCTCAGAGAATTGGAAGAGATTTTCCCAAAAATTTAAACTGTTCACAAAGGCCACTGGACTGGACGAAAAGGATGAAGAAAAGCAAGTAGCATGTTTTTTATCCCTGGTTGGTGATGACGGGCTGGACTTGTTCAATAGCTTTACATTCCAACCTGGAAAAGATAAAGTATTGTCCGAAATAGTCAAGAAATTCGAAGTTCACTGTGCCCCCcagaaaaatgtaatttttgagAGGGCTAAGTTCAACACGATAGTACAGAAAGAAGGGCAATCTTTTGATAGTTTCTTGACCGAGTTAAGAAAGGCAGTGAAGACCACTGAATATCCCATTCAAGATGAAATGATAAGGGACAGAATTGTTATAGGGCTAAGAGACACTGCTGACAAGGAGAAACTGATGAGAGAAGCATCTTTAACTCTGACAAAAGCAATAAATTATTGTAGAGCTAAAGAAACAAGTAAAGACCAAGTGAAAATGTTGGATAATGAATCTCGAGTAGATGCCATCAAAGCTAGTACATCAAGATCAGTCATGAAAAAAGATTCCAATAAATCTTGTAATAAGTGTGGTTATAAACACAAGTTCGAAAACAAGTGTCCTGCTACTGGAAAGACATGTGCAAAATGCCAGGGCCGTGACCACTTTGCTAAAGTTTGTCGTAACAAAAATCAAGTTAAGAAAAAAGTACACAGTTTATTGCAAGAAGAAGAATCAGGTGATGAAACTGGAAGTGATTACGAGTTCTTCGTGAGTTCAGTTGATAAAATTGATCAAGAAAAAAGAAGCAGTAAAGAAACGATGTGGACAACAGAGATACAAGTCAATGGTAAGACTGTTACATTCAAGCTAGATACCGGAGCTGAGGTAAGCACCTTACCATTAGATGTTTTAAAGAAAATCGCTCCAGATGTGTCTGTGCGTAAGACAAATATCACATTAATGTCATATGGTGATCCAAATTTTAAACTACGGTGTGTAGGTGAAGTTGTGTTGTCATGCAAAGTCAAAGAGCGCAAAGAGAAAGTTTCGTTTGTTGTAGTGAATGCTAAAAACCAAATGCCCTTGTTAGGTCTACAAGAATGcctaaaattaaatttaattagaaAATTAGATTCTTTAAGTAAAAAAGTACTGTTCAAAACTTTAGACGATGTTGTCAATAATTATTCTCAAGTATTTGAAGGGTTAGGAAAGTTTCCGACACAGCATCATATAACTTTGAAGCCAGAAGTGAAACCGAAGATAAATGCTATTAGGCGAGTGCCTCACACTTTGCAAGAACCACTAAAAAAGAAGTTGTCTGATCTTGTGTCCCAAAACATAATAGAAAAAGTTGATAAACCATCAGAGTGGGTACATCCTTTGGTTATCGTTGAGAAACCAGATGGTGACCTACGTTTGTGTCTTGACCCAAAAGACTTAAATCGAGCGATTCAAAGAGAACACTTTCTAATTCCATCTCATGATGACATAGCTGtcaaattaacaaataaaaagttttttactGTGCTAGACATGAAAGATTGGCAAAGATATTGGCAAATAGAATAA